One region of Tamandua tetradactyla isolate mTamTet1 chromosome 6, mTamTet1.pri, whole genome shotgun sequence genomic DNA includes:
- the PITPNA gene encoding phosphatidylinositol transfer protein alpha isoform, whose product MVLLKEYRVILPVSVDEYQVGQLYSVAEASKNETGGGEGVEVLVNEPYEKDGEKGQYTHKIYHLQSKVPTFVRMLAPEGALNIHEKAWNAYPYCRTVITNEYMKEDFLIKIETWHKPDLGTQENVHKLEPETWKHVEAVYIDIADRSQVLSKDYKAEEDPARFKSIKTGRGPLGPNWKQELVNQKDCPYMCAYKLVTVKFKWWGLQNKVESFIHKQERRLFTNFHRQLFCWLDKWVDLTMDDIRRMEEETKRQLDEMRQKDPVKGMTADD is encoded by the exons ATGGTGTTGCTCAAGGAGTA TCGAGTCATCTTGCCTGTGTCTGTAGATGAG TATCAAGTGGGACAACTGTATTCTGTGGCTGAGGCCAGTAAAAATGAGACGGGTGGTGGTGAAGGTGTGGAGGTCCTGGTGAATGAGCCCTATGAGAAGGACGGTGAGAAAGGCCAGTACACGCACAAGATCTACCACCTGCAGAG CAAAGTGCCCACGTTTGTTCGAATGCTGGCCCCAGAGGGAGCCCTGAATATACATGAAAAAGCTTGGAATGCCTACCCTTATTGCAGAACTG TTATTACA AATGAATACATGAAAGAAGATTTTCTGATTAAAATCGAAACCTGGCACAAACCAGATCTTGGCACCCAGGAGAAT GTGCATAAACTGGAGCCTGAGACATGGAAACATGTGGAAGCAGTATATATAGACATTGCAGATCGGAGCCAAGTACTTAGCAAG GATTACAAGGCAGAGGAAGACCCAGCAAGATTTAAATCTATCAAAACAGGACGAGGACCCTTGGGCCCCAACTGGAAG CAAGAACTTGTAAATCAGAAAGACTGCCCATACATGTGTGCATACAAACTGGTTACTGTCAAGTTCAAGTGGTGGGGCCTGCAGAACAAAGTAGAAAGCTTTATACATAAG CAAGAGAGGCGTCTGTTTACAAACTTCCACAGGCAGCTGTTCTGTTGGCTCGATAAGTGGGTTGACCTGACCATGGATGACATTCGAAGGATGGAAGAAGAGACGAAAAGACAGCTTGATGAG